One Variibacter gotjawalensis genomic window, GCGAGAAGCGCTCACCGGCGCTTCCGGATGTCCCGACAGTCCGCGAGCTTGGTTTCCCCAATCTCGAACTGCAGGGCTGGAACGGCTTCTTCGCACCGGCCGGCACGCCGCCCGAGGTCGTTGCCAAGCTCGGCCAGGAAATCACCGCGGCTGCTAAGCGCGAGGATATCGCCAAGAAGATGATTGAGGTCGGCGCCGAGCCCAGCGGTTCCTCACAAGCCGAAATGCGTGAGATGTTGAAAGCGCAGGTCGCAAAAGTGAAGCCGGTCGTCGAAGAATTGAAGCTCGTCGTTCAGTAAATAATTCGAGTGCAATGCGAAAAGGCCGGGGCTCCGCCTCGGCCTTCACTTTTCCGCCGCCGGCCTGATTGCCCCGAGCGATCAGACCGCTAAGATGCTGCGCGGAGAGGAAATACCTTAGGAATTTGCCATGGCCGATACTTCATTCGACATCATCATTATTGGATCGGGCCCTGGCGGCTATGTGACGGCCATTCGTGCCGCGCAGCTCGGCTTCAAGACCGCCGTTATCGAGCGCTCGTTCCTCGGCGGCATCTGTTCGAACTGGGGTTGCATCCCGACGAAGGCGCTGCTGCGTTCCGCCGAAATTTATCACTACATGCAGCACGCGAAGGACTACGGCCTCTCCGCCGAGAATGTGAAGTTCGATCCGGCTGCCGTGATCAAACGCTCTCGCGGCGTCGCTGGCCGCATGAACACCGGCGTCGGCTTCCTGATGAAGAAGAACAAGATCTCGGTGATCTGGGGCGAGGCGACGATCGACGCGCCCGGCAAGATCACCGTGAAGGAATCGAAGACCGAAGCGCCGAAAGGGTCACTTGGCCCAGGTGCGTATCAGGCAAAGCACATCATCGTCGCGACCGGCGCGCGCCCGCGGGTGTTGCCTGGGCTAGAGCCGGACGGCAAACTCGTCTGGACGTATTTCGAGGCGATGAACCCCGACAAGATGCCGAAGTCGCTGATCGTCATGGGCTCGGGTGCCATCGGCATCGAGTTCGCATCGTTCTATCGCACAATGGGCGCCGAGGTGACGGTCGTCGAAGTGCTGCCGCAAATCCTCCCAGTCGAGGATGCCGAGATCGCTGCCTTCGCGCGCAAGGCGCTCGAAAAGCAGGGGATGAAAATTCACAGCGGCACGAAAGTGACGAAGCTGGAGAAGAAGGGCGACAAGGTCGTTGCGACCCTCGAAGACGCAAAAGGCGGTACGCAAACGATCGAAGCCGATCGCGCGATCTCGGCTGTCGGCGTCGTCGGCAATGTCGAGAACATCGGTCTCGAAAAACTCGGCGTGAAGATCGAACGCGGCTGCATCGCCATCGACGACTTCTGCCGAACGAACGTGCCGGGGATCTACGCTATCGGAGATGTTGCTGGACCGCCGATGCTCGCGCACAAAGCAGAGCATGAAGGCGTGGTATGCGTCGAGGCCATCAAGGGATTGCATCCGCATCCGATGGATAAAGCGATGATCCCGGGCTGCACGTACTGCCACCCGCAGATCGCATCGATCGGCCTGACCGAAGCGAAGGCGAAAGAGGCCGGTCGCGATATCCGCGTCGGCCGCTTCCCGTTCGTTGGCAACGGCAAGGCCGTCGCACTCGGCGAGGATCAGGGCCTTGTCAAAGTCATCTTCGACAAGAAGACCGGACAACTGCTCGGCGCTCACATGGTCGGCGCAGAAGTCACCGAGCTGATCCAGGGCTTCGCGGTCGCGATGAATCTCGAGACGACAGAGGAAGAGTTGATGCACACGATCTTCCCGCATCCGACGCTCTCAGAGATGATGAAGGAAGCTGTGCTCGATGCTTATGGCCGCGTGCTCAACATGTGACAACGGAGATCTGGTGCCTCTCGGTTCGCAGTATGTTCTCGTCGTTCTGCCCTGACATTGCCGCGGATTCCGGGTCATACCTTTGCGAAACACAGCGTAGAGGTAAGCCATGCAAGCCGATGAAGCCGCGGATATGATGGACAAGGACCGCGAGTCCGACAGATTCAAGCAGCGGGCCGCGGTCGCAATCGCATTCTTTGCGATGCTGCTCGCCATCACGGGTCTCGGCGGCAACAACGCCACCAAGGATGCCCTCAACAGCAACATCCAGGCGTCAAACCTGTTCAATTTCTATCAAGCCAAAAACCAGCGTCAGATGGGTTTCGAGCTCGCCGCTGACTACGCGGAATTTGCGACCCTGCACGATCCGGCGTTGCCGGCGGAGCAGAAGGAGCATTGGCGCAAGAAGCTCGACACATACCGCAAGACCGTCGCGCGCTACGAATCCGAGCCTGAAACCAACGAGGGCAAGAAGGAACTGCTCGTGAAGGCACGCGAAGAGACCAAAAAGCGCGACATCGCGTTGCGTAAGGACCCGTATTTCGACTACGCCGAGGCCCTTCTGCAGATATCGATCGTGCTGATCTCGG contains:
- the lpdA gene encoding dihydrolipoyl dehydrogenase, with protein sequence MADTSFDIIIIGSGPGGYVTAIRAAQLGFKTAVIERSFLGGICSNWGCIPTKALLRSAEIYHYMQHAKDYGLSAENVKFDPAAVIKRSRGVAGRMNTGVGFLMKKNKISVIWGEATIDAPGKITVKESKTEAPKGSLGPGAYQAKHIIVATGARPRVLPGLEPDGKLVWTYFEAMNPDKMPKSLIVMGSGAIGIEFASFYRTMGAEVTVVEVLPQILPVEDAEIAAFARKALEKQGMKIHSGTKVTKLEKKGDKVVATLEDAKGGTQTIEADRAISAVGVVGNVENIGLEKLGVKIERGCIAIDDFCRTNVPGIYAIGDVAGPPMLAHKAEHEGVVCVEAIKGLHPHPMDKAMIPGCTYCHPQIASIGLTEAKAKEAGRDIRVGRFPFVGNGKAVALGEDQGLVKVIFDKKTGQLLGAHMVGAEVTELIQGFAVAMNLETTEEELMHTIFPHPTLSEMMKEAVLDAYGRVLNM
- a CDS encoding DUF4337 domain-containing protein, producing the protein MQADEAADMMDKDRESDRFKQRAAVAIAFFAMLLAITGLGGNNATKDALNSNIQASNLFNFYQAKNQRQMGFELAADYAEFATLHDPALPAEQKEHWRKKLDTYRKTVARYESEPETNEGKKELLVKAREETKKRDIALRKDPYFDYAEALLQISIVLISVSIIAGVAWLAFFGGAIGIVGGLLMINGFLLLVAIPGLE